One region of Streptomyces leeuwenhoekii genomic DNA includes:
- a CDS encoding DnaB-like helicase N-terminal domain-containing protein: MPHAPHPDEDSLLTVTPWPPVYYAEQALLGALLSDPQRLAEVSGIGPEAFSTAAHAAVFAAIRSLPAPGPAEAGDHAAALAALRTKTAPAPVERTEHIAWLDRVLAAARERARGLTTAHLHGFISACPDPRHAPAYARIVEAEHARRRLHTAARHLMHTARDTSLPHPVPSALAAADALASVVDDVAAACPPHSGSLPRTPAPPPAPPHDGEEAAQEERLLLATATARPADIEKMRWLTAQDFTRPLHAGLWQCLTALVRRHAPVDPVTVLWQAQQRGVLSRTDDPKELLGFLAEPDVSAPCLGERILHRAVLTTAHHTGRRIEAFTDDPANTPHQLIVGSRRALADLTALRTRWYQATTPQPAARSARRTANAAPRACPQPTTSPPFSRITR; the protein is encoded by the coding sequence ATGCCCCACGCCCCGCACCCCGACGAGGACAGTCTCCTCACCGTCACGCCGTGGCCGCCGGTGTACTACGCCGAGCAGGCCCTGCTCGGCGCTCTGCTGTCCGATCCGCAGCGCCTGGCGGAAGTGTCCGGGATCGGCCCGGAGGCGTTCTCCACCGCCGCGCACGCCGCGGTGTTCGCCGCGATCCGTAGCCTGCCCGCGCCCGGTCCTGCCGAGGCCGGCGATCACGCCGCCGCGCTGGCCGCGCTGCGCACCAAGACCGCCCCTGCCCCGGTCGAGCGCACCGAGCACATCGCCTGGCTCGACAGGGTGCTCGCCGCCGCCCGGGAGCGGGCGCGCGGTCTGACCACGGCCCACCTGCACGGATTCATCAGTGCCTGCCCCGATCCCCGGCACGCTCCTGCCTACGCGCGGATCGTCGAGGCCGAACACGCCCGGCGCCGCCTGCACACGGCCGCCCGGCACCTGATGCACACGGCACGGGACACCTCCCTCCCCCACCCCGTGCCGAGCGCCCTGGCGGCGGCCGACGCCCTCGCGTCCGTCGTGGACGACGTCGCCGCGGCCTGCCCTCCGCACTCCGGGTCCCTGCCCCGCACCCCCGCACCGCCACCGGCGCCCCCGCACGACGGCGAAGAGGCCGCCCAGGAGGAACGGCTGCTGCTCGCCACGGCGACCGCGCGCCCGGCCGACATCGAGAAGATGCGCTGGCTGACCGCCCAGGACTTCACCCGTCCCCTGCACGCCGGGCTCTGGCAGTGCCTGACCGCGCTGGTGCGCCGACACGCGCCCGTCGATCCCGTGACCGTTCTGTGGCAGGCCCAGCAGCGCGGCGTCCTGAGCAGAACCGACGACCCGAAAGAGCTGCTGGGCTTCCTCGCCGAGCCGGACGTGTCCGCACCCTGCCTGGGCGAGCGGATCCTGCACCGGGCCGTCCTCACCACCGCCCACCACACCGGCCGCCGCATCGAGGCGTTCACCGACGATCCGGCCAACACCCCCCACCAGCTCATCGTCGGCAGCCGCCGCGCCCTCGCCGACCTGACCGCCCTGCGCACCCGCTGGTACCAGGCCACCACACCCCAACCAGCCGCCCGGTCCGCGCGCCGCACCGCCAACGCGGCACCCCGCGCCTGCCCCCAGCCCACAACGTCCCCGCCCTTCAGCCGCATCACACGCTGA
- a CDS encoding DUF317 domain-containing protein — protein MNTPFINAHVRLDTHPTHPSAVTATVTGPHPHVALFALEADGWEAVAADTLVLARIDREEPYWANQAAQQLEAAGITTEISSGLRKAIDEEWTWPNYPMPWCTRAEIRDVSNQAQKIYDDIRVGHLLIHAHAHDGHTTVAVGTYVDAGKSVYLHGENHLRQIADTFDSPAQALTAFERLHGDSMRPGPAPLTEAERQAAQARISLRTPDTALETPTPQPEPSPQGEVVPAYAADPGDHDAIFEEFLAAHDDWEKWRTWSDDTTHAIHESQTLRIEHLHEADPQATSWTVAAYETPVSERMWHLTATGATPAPILKALLTVLVSDDALESDGDLIREKTVTEITRPLADVGWQHTNQGSYLHWKPQEGDVRLTLDAQSPSNTLATWRIWAGQDVHRPEWTVSASSYTPAAVLSHLAGELAYGIGLSQRPAQHRARPRSSVRGAVMPPLLAKPSTRRTR, from the coding sequence GTGAACACCCCTTTCATCAACGCCCACGTCCGCCTGGACACTCACCCCACCCACCCCAGCGCCGTGACCGCCACCGTCACCGGCCCCCACCCTCACGTCGCCCTCTTCGCTCTTGAGGCCGATGGCTGGGAAGCCGTCGCCGCAGACACCCTCGTCCTGGCCCGCATCGACCGCGAGGAGCCGTACTGGGCCAACCAGGCAGCCCAGCAGCTCGAAGCCGCCGGGATCACGACGGAGATCAGCAGCGGGCTCCGCAAGGCCATCGACGAGGAATGGACCTGGCCCAACTACCCCATGCCCTGGTGCACCCGCGCCGAAATCCGGGACGTGTCCAACCAGGCCCAAAAGATCTACGACGACATTCGGGTCGGACACCTCCTCATCCACGCCCACGCCCACGACGGTCACACCACCGTCGCCGTCGGCACCTACGTCGATGCCGGCAAAAGCGTCTACCTCCACGGCGAGAACCACCTCCGGCAGATCGCCGACACCTTCGACTCCCCCGCGCAGGCCCTCACCGCCTTCGAACGCCTCCACGGCGACAGCATGCGCCCCGGTCCCGCTCCCCTGACCGAAGCCGAACGCCAGGCCGCCCAGGCCCGCATCTCACTCCGCACGCCGGACACCGCCCTGGAAACGCCGACGCCCCAGCCGGAGCCCTCTCCACAAGGGGAGGTCGTACCGGCCTACGCCGCCGACCCCGGCGACCACGACGCCATCTTCGAGGAATTCCTCGCCGCACACGACGACTGGGAGAAGTGGCGCACCTGGTCCGACGACACCACCCACGCCATCCACGAATCCCAGACCCTGCGCATCGAACACCTCCACGAGGCAGACCCCCAGGCGACCTCCTGGACCGTCGCCGCGTACGAGACACCCGTCTCCGAGCGCATGTGGCACCTCACCGCGACCGGCGCCACCCCCGCCCCCATCCTCAAGGCCCTGCTCACCGTCCTTGTCTCAGACGACGCCCTGGAATCCGATGGTGACCTGATCCGCGAGAAGACTGTCACCGAGATAACCCGCCCCCTCGCCGACGTCGGCTGGCAGCACACCAATCAGGGAAGCTACCTGCACTGGAAGCCCCAGGAGGGAGACGTCAGGCTCACCCTCGATGCCCAGAGCCCCAGCAACACCTTGGCCACCTGGAGAATCTGGGCAGGACAGGATGTTCATCGCCCCGAGTGGACCGTCAGCGCATCCAGTTACACGCCTGCTGCTGTGCTTTCCCACCTTGCCGGTGAACTGGCTTACGGGATCGGGCTCAGCCAACGTCCAGCGCAGCACAGAGCGCGCCCTCGTTCAAGCGTCAGGGGTGCCGTCATGCCGCCGCTCCTTGCCAAGCCTTCCACGCGGCGAACCCGGTAG
- a CDS encoding DUF397 domain-containing protein has product MKQQTQTIADEPVLSWRKSSHSNPQGACVEVAEPDSGQMLFRDSKVCSGPVMAVRRQAAALFIAAVARGGV; this is encoded by the coding sequence GTGAAGCAGCAGACGCAGACGATCGCGGACGAGCCAGTGCTGTCGTGGCGCAAAAGTTCGCACAGCAACCCCCAGGGGGCATGTGTGGAGGTGGCGGAACCCGACAGCGGTCAGATGCTGTTCCGCGACTCGAAAGTGTGCAGCGGCCCAGTCATGGCCGTACGCCGCCAAGCAGCGGCACTGTTCATCGCAGCCGTGGCACGCGGTGGTGTCTGA
- a CDS encoding SAM-dependent methyltransferase, translating to MTVVGERQEPAQEPSVEAALGQDRAHSARMYDYYLGGKTNYAVDREAAEAVMRVFPAIEVVARVNRAYMHRAVRYLAHEDVRQFIDIGTGIPTAPNLHEVVQSIAPDARVIYVDNDPIVLVYADELLDGTPEGITCYVEGDVTQPEKVLEAVEAAKCIDFGQPVALSMHALLHFVPDDRDAYGIVSRLVDRLPSGSYLSLSHCTGDFEPEAWAAIVDTYEQRGTPAQVRTKAEVRRFFDQLELVDPGLVVAHRWRPEPASGPSLVTDAQVSLYAGVARKP from the coding sequence ATGACAGTTGTGGGGGAGCGGCAGGAACCGGCGCAGGAGCCCAGTGTCGAGGCAGCGTTAGGGCAGGACAGAGCGCACAGCGCGCGCATGTATGACTACTACCTCGGTGGCAAGACCAATTACGCCGTGGACCGGGAGGCCGCTGAGGCAGTGATGCGAGTCTTCCCCGCCATCGAAGTGGTCGCCCGAGTCAATCGGGCCTACATGCACCGCGCCGTACGCTACCTGGCCCATGAAGACGTCCGGCAGTTCATTGACATCGGCACCGGGATCCCCACCGCCCCCAACCTCCACGAGGTGGTGCAGAGCATCGCGCCTGACGCGAGGGTCATCTACGTCGACAACGATCCGATCGTCCTCGTGTACGCCGACGAACTCCTCGACGGCACCCCGGAGGGAATCACCTGCTACGTGGAGGGTGACGTAACTCAGCCCGAGAAGGTGCTGGAAGCCGTGGAAGCCGCCAAGTGCATAGATTTCGGCCAGCCGGTGGCCCTGAGCATGCACGCGCTGCTGCACTTCGTACCGGACGACAGAGACGCTTACGGGATCGTCAGCCGGCTGGTAGACCGCCTGCCGTCGGGCTCGTATCTGAGTCTGTCGCACTGTACCGGCGATTTTGAACCGGAAGCCTGGGCAGCCATCGTCGACACCTACGAGCAGCGCGGTACCCCCGCTCAGGTACGCACCAAAGCCGAGGTGCGGCGTTTCTTCGACCAACTGGAACTGGTCGATCCCGGGCTTGTCGTGGCCCACCGCTGGCGCCCCGAACCGGCGAGCGGCCCCAGTCTGGTCACTGATGCCCAGGTCTCTCTTTACGCGGGTGTGGCACGCAAGCCGTGA